The DNA window AAGTGTTTCAGTTATTGAATACCTTGTAAACCTGATAAATTCAGATTTTGAGGACTGGAGAAGGGATAACCCTGAAGAGCCCAATACCAATTTTAAAATTGAACTGGAAAAAATGAGCGTAAGCGGAGCTATGTTCGACATAGTAAAGCTTGCAGATATAAGCAAGGACTTGATTGCGTATATGTCCGGAGAAGAAATTTACAGCGCTGCCTTAGAATGGGCAAAGGAATATGATTCTGAGCTTGCGGCACTTCTTGGCAGAGATGAGCAATATGCAAAGAGAATATTGAATGTTGACAGGGGCGGCGAAAAACCCAGGAAAGATTTTGCAAAATGGCTGGATGTAAAGCCGAGTATTTTCTATTTCTTCGACGAGTTGTTTGCAAAAGACGTGGAGGGCGGCTATAACTTCCCGGAAACGATGTCTCAGGAAGAGATTAAGAGGATAATAAGCGAGTATGCAAAGGTTTATACGCACACAGACACAAAGGATATGTGGTTTGACAGAGTAAAGGAATTCTGCGAGGCCATGGGATACTCAAAAGATGTCAAGACCTTCAAGAAGAACCCTGGAAGCTATAAAGGCCATGTGGGGGATGTCACAGGGGCTATCAGAGTAGCTGTGGCAAACAGAAAAAACACTCCCGACCTTTATGAGGTAATGCAGGTAATGGGCGAGAAGAAAGTCATAGAGAGGTTTGAAAAGGTCATGGCTAGATAAAACAAAAAGGCATGTTCCAATGGAGCATGTCTTTTATGTTGATAATATATTCACATAGTATATAATTAAAGTAGGTAATTATACTTATTTATAATTATGGGAGTGGTTGTGCTGCAAGGGGAAATATACCTGTAGGAGGGAAATTGGCTATGAAAGACGTTTTGATGGAAATGGATGGACTTATGTTTTGCCTCACCAGGCCGGAGTATCTGGACTTGATAAGCAGTATAGAGAAGAGTAACAGTGATTTTGTATTTGTATGGCCAAAAGAAAGGCATATTGAAGCGATAAACCATATGGATGAAGTGCATATATCGGTGGTAAATTCTTTTGACCGGGAGCTTGTAGGATACATACTACTTGCAGGAGTTGGCGGAGAAGACCGCGCATTGGAGTTCAGGCGAATGGCCATATCTGTCAAGGGGAAGGGCTACGGGCGTATAAGTGTAAGGTTTATAAAGAAATACT is part of the Clostridia bacterium genome and encodes:
- a CDS encoding GNAT family protein codes for the protein MKDVLMEMDGLMFCLTRPEYLDLISSIEKSNSDFVFVWPKERHIEAINHMDEVHISVVNSFDRELVGYILLAGVGGEDRALEFRRMAISVKGKGYGRISVRFIKKYCFETLNCHRLWLDAYTDNERAIGLYNSEGFVQEGVIRECKKQGDNYRSMVVMSMLENEYKGWK